The Mycobacterium sp. 3519A genome contains a region encoding:
- a CDS encoding acyl-CoA dehydrogenase family protein: protein MTETASAPAHTESVDEFAARARAWLADNMPRIDPANPPEHDRGEEEPWRRARELQKKLYAGGFAGICFPREYGGLGLPIAYQKAFDNESRNYEMPVILNTPTFTICAATILDTGSEEQKRKHISAVLRGEEVLVQLLSEPSGGSDLAGVITRADRKDGKWVINGAKTWSTSAFAADYGLMLARTNWDVPKHEGLTMFLVPINSPGITLRRIKQVNGSVEFCEEFFDNLELDDDAVVGEVNDGWQVASRQLYHERRAVGGGSEFASGIGAEGKSDVPIDYVSLLATLGQADNERLRALAGRALVHRAVRDQLIDHVYHGVLDGSLPPAAGSIIRVTHAEIHHLEIDTVLAITGSAGVVDGGDDLIRYGDRYLSRQASALGGGTTEIAKNIIGERILGFPREYAADRGVPFNQVKRNKT from the coding sequence ATGACCGAAACCGCGTCTGCCCCAGCCCACACGGAATCGGTCGACGAGTTCGCCGCTCGCGCCCGGGCGTGGCTGGCCGACAACATGCCGCGCATCGACCCGGCCAATCCGCCCGAACACGACCGCGGCGAAGAGGAACCGTGGCGGCGCGCGCGTGAGCTGCAAAAGAAGCTCTATGCCGGTGGCTTCGCGGGAATCTGCTTCCCCCGCGAGTACGGCGGCCTCGGCCTCCCGATCGCCTACCAGAAGGCGTTCGACAACGAGTCCCGCAACTACGAGATGCCGGTCATCCTCAACACGCCGACGTTCACCATCTGCGCCGCAACGATTCTCGACACCGGCTCCGAAGAGCAGAAGCGCAAGCACATCTCGGCGGTGCTGCGCGGCGAAGAGGTGCTGGTCCAGCTGCTCTCGGAACCGAGCGGCGGATCGGACCTGGCGGGCGTCATCACCCGCGCCGACCGCAAGGACGGCAAGTGGGTGATCAACGGTGCGAAGACCTGGAGCACAAGCGCTTTCGCGGCCGACTACGGGTTGATGCTGGCCCGCACCAACTGGGACGTGCCCAAGCACGAGGGCCTGACGATGTTCCTGGTGCCGATCAACAGCCCCGGCATCACCCTGCGGCGGATCAAGCAGGTGAACGGATCGGTCGAGTTCTGCGAGGAGTTCTTCGACAACCTCGAACTCGACGACGACGCCGTCGTCGGCGAGGTCAACGACGGCTGGCAGGTGGCGTCGCGGCAGCTCTACCACGAGCGGCGCGCGGTGGGCGGCGGCTCCGAGTTCGCCAGCGGCATTGGCGCAGAAGGCAAATCGGATGTGCCCATCGACTACGTGTCGCTGCTGGCCACGTTGGGGCAGGCGGACAACGAGCGACTCCGCGCTCTCGCGGGCCGGGCGCTGGTGCACCGGGCGGTACGCGACCAGTTGATCGACCACGTGTACCACGGCGTCCTCGACGGATCGCTGCCACCCGCAGCGGGTTCGATCATCCGGGTCACGCACGCCGAGATCCACCACCTCGAGATCGACACCGTGTTGGCCATCACGGGCAGCGCCGGCGTGGTCGATGGCGGCGACGACCTGATCCGCTACGGCGACCGGTACCTGTCGCGGCAGGCGAGCGCACTCGGCGGCGGCACCACCGAGATCGCGAAAAACATCATCGGCGAACGCATTTTGGGCTTCCCCCGCGAGTACGCCGCCGACCGCGGTGTGCCGTTCAACCAGGTGAAGCGCAACAAGACCTGA
- a CDS encoding acyl-CoA dehydrogenase family protein has product MTDDANPERLLFASTTQSFLEKEASLSRLRDLHNAGISFDSGWWRRAAELGWTSLLVPEDLGGGSVSGDGVADLALVAELAGRTVAPGPLHPVSTVLAGLAEAPENHTDTIELLVSGEVVGSWAVYEPGKQWAPLDAQTTATRTENGYRIDGVKDRVEAGLQSAVLMVVAQCDGAVRQFLVPTDAAGVRVEPQRSIDMVKSYARVYFDGVEVDESAVVGTVEQTPGIVARQSQIAQVLQCAEVVGILDTVLAFTIQWGFDRHSFGRPIGSYQALKHKYADLKIWFESCRATTNAAVAAVAARSPGAEMAVSVAKSYVGEHAPGMLQDCVQLHGGIGVTWEHDLHLFLRRATLYRSMFGTPEEHNLRVYRLTELGAAS; this is encoded by the coding sequence ATGACCGACGACGCAAATCCGGAACGGCTGCTGTTCGCCTCGACGACCCAGTCGTTCCTGGAGAAGGAAGCCTCGCTGAGCCGACTGCGGGACCTGCACAATGCTGGCATCTCGTTCGACTCGGGTTGGTGGCGGCGTGCCGCCGAACTCGGTTGGACCAGTCTGCTGGTGCCCGAAGATCTCGGCGGTGGCAGCGTATCCGGGGACGGGGTGGCCGATCTGGCGCTCGTCGCCGAGTTGGCAGGCAGGACCGTGGCCCCCGGTCCGCTGCACCCGGTGAGTACCGTGCTGGCCGGTCTCGCCGAGGCACCCGAAAACCACACCGACACAATCGAATTGTTGGTGTCGGGTGAGGTCGTCGGGTCGTGGGCGGTGTATGAGCCTGGCAAGCAATGGGCTCCGCTGGACGCGCAGACCACGGCGACCAGAACCGAGAACGGTTACCGGATCGACGGTGTCAAGGATCGCGTCGAGGCGGGACTTCAAAGTGCGGTGCTGATGGTCGTCGCACAATGCGACGGCGCGGTGCGTCAGTTCCTGGTCCCGACGGACGCGGCCGGGGTGCGCGTCGAGCCGCAACGCTCGATCGACATGGTCAAAAGCTATGCCCGCGTGTACTTCGACGGCGTCGAGGTCGACGAGTCCGCGGTGGTCGGCACTGTCGAGCAGACGCCAGGGATCGTGGCGCGGCAAAGTCAGATCGCGCAGGTGCTGCAGTGCGCCGAGGTGGTCGGCATTCTCGACACCGTGCTGGCCTTCACCATTCAGTGGGGTTTCGACCGGCATTCGTTCGGCCGCCCGATCGGCTCCTATCAGGCGCTCAAGCACAAGTACGCCGACCTCAAGATCTGGTTCGAGTCCTGCCGCGCGACCACCAACGCCGCGGTGGCGGCGGTGGCTGCGCGTTCACCGGGTGCCGAAATGGCGGTCAGTGTGGCGAAATCCTATGTGGGCGAACATGCTCCGGGCATGCTGCAGGACTGCGTGCAGTTGCACGGCGGTATCGGGGTGACATGGGAACACGACCTGCACCTGTTCCTGCGCCGGGCCACGCTGTACCGGTCGATGTTCGGCACACCGGAGGAACACAATCTGCGGGTCTACCGTCTCACCGAGCTGGGGGCCGCGTCATGA
- a CDS encoding amidohydrolase family protein, whose translation MARKLPYPVFDADNHFYEPKEALTKFLPDHRKNVIDYIEVRGRTKIMVRNQVSDYIPNPTFEVVARPGAQEEYFRHGSGGKSFREVMGKPMKAIPAFREPAARLEVMDGLGLDYSLMFPTLASLVEERMKDDPELIHDVIHALNEWMYETWQFNYENRIFSTPVITLPIVDRALEELEWCLERGAKTVLVRPAPVPGMRGTRSFGTEEFDPFWDACVKAGIPVSMHASDSGYAEYLNDWEPADEFLPFKPTAFRMVAMGKRPIEDSMAALVCHGALTRNPDLRILSIENGADWVPYLFKQFENTYKKMPQAFPEDPVQAFKRGVYVAPFWEDDFAKMAELCGIDRIIFGSDWPHPEGLAEPTHLVDDLQGLDGEGQRKVMGGNMIDLFKVENTIVHNPDVPPLVIPA comes from the coding sequence ATGGCCCGCAAGCTTCCGTATCCGGTGTTCGACGCCGACAACCACTTCTACGAGCCGAAAGAAGCTCTGACCAAGTTCCTGCCGGACCACCGCAAGAACGTCATCGACTACATCGAGGTGCGCGGCCGGACCAAGATCATGGTCCGCAATCAGGTCAGCGACTACATCCCGAACCCCACCTTCGAGGTCGTCGCGCGTCCGGGCGCACAGGAGGAATACTTCCGGCACGGCAGCGGCGGCAAGAGCTTCCGCGAGGTGATGGGCAAGCCGATGAAGGCGATCCCCGCGTTCCGCGAACCCGCGGCGCGTCTGGAGGTGATGGACGGGCTGGGACTCGACTATTCCCTGATGTTCCCGACGCTGGCCAGCCTGGTCGAAGAGCGGATGAAGGACGACCCCGAGCTGATCCACGACGTCATCCACGCGCTCAACGAATGGATGTACGAGACATGGCAGTTCAACTACGAGAACCGGATCTTCTCCACGCCGGTCATCACGCTGCCGATCGTCGACCGCGCCCTCGAGGAACTCGAGTGGTGCCTGGAGCGCGGCGCCAAGACGGTGCTCGTCCGTCCCGCGCCGGTGCCCGGTATGCGTGGCACCCGGTCGTTCGGTACCGAGGAGTTCGACCCGTTCTGGGATGCGTGCGTCAAGGCGGGTATCCCGGTGTCGATGCACGCGTCGGACTCCGGATACGCCGAGTACCTGAACGACTGGGAGCCTGCCGACGAGTTCCTGCCGTTCAAACCGACCGCGTTCCGGATGGTCGCCATGGGTAAGCGGCCGATCGAGGACTCGATGGCGGCGCTGGTGTGTCACGGCGCGCTGACCCGCAACCCCGACCTGCGGATCCTGTCGATCGAGAACGGCGCCGACTGGGTGCCCTACCTGTTCAAGCAGTTCGAGAACACGTACAAGAAGATGCCGCAGGCGTTCCCCGAGGATCCCGTGCAGGCCTTCAAGCGTGGCGTCTACGTCGCGCCGTTCTGGGAGGACGATTTCGCCAAGATGGCCGAGTTGTGCGGGATCGACCGGATCATCTTCGGATCGGACTGGCCGCATCCCGAAGGCTTGGCCGAACCGACCCATCTGGTCGACGACCTGCAGGGCCTGGACGGGGAAGGTCAGCGAAAGGTGATGGGCGGCAACATGATCGACCTGTTCAAGGTCGAGAACACGATCGTCCACAACCCCGACGTGCCGCCTCTTGTCATTCCCGCCTGA
- a CDS encoding TetR/AcrR family transcriptional regulator, with protein sequence MAKSSGRTPDAAGVDTEPRERRFMKSALAILGETGRTDFTVLEVVERSKTSLRSFYQHFSTKDELLLALIDKIMSESTRKWREDTAGLKPAAALRVLIDRICTPAESTTQDRVNRGLTSYNDRLAETLPGEYARVLSPLHELIKDIINRGIADGVFRGGIDVDATAALIMQSALGAMRLQVLGAELNGVPITADHIYQFCIGGLRGQADPR encoded by the coding sequence ATGGCGAAGTCGAGCGGACGGACTCCCGACGCCGCCGGCGTCGACACCGAACCCCGGGAGCGCCGCTTCATGAAGTCGGCGCTGGCGATTCTCGGCGAGACCGGCCGCACCGACTTCACGGTGCTCGAGGTCGTCGAACGGTCCAAGACCTCGCTGCGCTCCTTCTACCAACACTTTTCGACCAAGGACGAGTTGCTGCTGGCGTTGATCGACAAGATCATGTCCGAGTCGACGCGAAAGTGGCGCGAGGACACCGCGGGGTTGAAGCCGGCCGCGGCGCTACGGGTGCTCATCGACCGCATCTGCACGCCGGCCGAGTCGACCACCCAGGACAGGGTCAACCGCGGACTGACCTCGTACAACGACCGCCTCGCCGAGACACTGCCCGGCGAGTACGCGCGCGTGCTGTCGCCGTTGCACGAGTTGATCAAGGACATCATCAACCGCGGTATCGCCGACGGTGTCTTCCGCGGTGGAATCGATGTCGACGCCACCGCCGCGCTGATCATGCAATCGGCGCTCGGCGCGATGCGGTTGCAGGTGCTCGGCGCCGAACTCAACGGCGTCCCGATCACCGCCGACCACATCTACCAGTTCTGCATCGGCGGCCTGCGCGGCCAGGCCGACCCCCGCTGA
- a CDS encoding acyl-CoA thioesterase II: protein MTTDSAQTWTVAGLLDLFDVQQDGGNRFVAATGPAGEDERQVVEGTQVLAQAIVAVAKRFPDKSVRSVSAVFARAVMVGAGPVELEIDVVSEGRSTATAIVAAKQNGKRCITATVLADVPTADVIRHHLPRPDVAGPDDANVSPMPMDGRQLRLVDVVDVNSPDEVGPPELYAWLHYDPIPSRDELAKALIAYFTGHLGISTTMRAHEGIGTAQAHLTVSTAPMTVTVSFHEPVRWDDWILYSHESTQVGAGMSYVRGAVHTQEGELIASFTQDALIRPLRTTDTAIKEQSRL, encoded by the coding sequence ATGACGACAGACTCTGCGCAGACGTGGACCGTTGCCGGACTTCTCGACCTGTTCGACGTCCAGCAGGACGGGGGGAACCGGTTCGTCGCCGCGACCGGGCCCGCCGGTGAGGACGAGCGCCAGGTGGTGGAGGGCACGCAGGTGCTCGCACAGGCGATCGTCGCGGTGGCCAAACGGTTCCCGGACAAGTCGGTGCGTTCGGTGTCCGCGGTGTTCGCCCGCGCCGTGATGGTCGGGGCCGGGCCGGTCGAGTTGGAGATCGACGTGGTCAGTGAAGGCCGTTCGACCGCGACGGCGATCGTCGCGGCCAAGCAGAACGGTAAGCGGTGCATCACGGCGACGGTGCTGGCCGATGTGCCGACCGCCGACGTCATCCGTCATCATCTTCCGCGCCCCGACGTCGCGGGACCCGATGATGCGAACGTCTCGCCAATGCCGATGGACGGCAGGCAGTTGCGCCTGGTCGACGTCGTCGACGTGAACAGTCCCGACGAGGTGGGGCCGCCCGAACTGTACGCGTGGCTGCACTACGACCCGATCCCGTCACGCGACGAGCTCGCCAAGGCGCTGATCGCGTATTTCACTGGCCACCTAGGGATTTCGACGACCATGCGGGCGCATGAGGGGATCGGCACCGCCCAGGCGCATCTGACCGTGTCGACGGCGCCGATGACGGTGACGGTGAGTTTCCACGAACCTGTCCGCTGGGACGACTGGATTCTCTACTCGCACGAGAGCACACAGGTCGGTGCGGGCATGTCCTATGTGCGCGGCGCGGTGCACACGCAGGAGGGCGAGTTGATCGCCTCCTTCACGCAGGACGCGTTGATCCGCCCGCTGCGCACCACCGACACCGCGATCAAGGAACAGTCCCGCCTCTAG
- a CDS encoding DinB family protein, which yields MTTEPIEPDTKDWTWVLARPCPECGFDPAAVHHSQVADRIRADATDWLRRLGEPGAAQRRQPAVWSPLEYGCHVRDVHRIFDHRVQLMLAEDEPQFPNWDQDETAIADDYALQDPATVATELFDAASIVADTYDNVPADAWSRRGLRSNGSEFTVATIAVYHLHDIVHHAHDVDNG from the coding sequence GTGACCACCGAACCCATCGAACCCGACACCAAGGACTGGACCTGGGTGTTGGCCCGCCCGTGCCCGGAGTGCGGCTTCGATCCCGCCGCGGTGCACCACTCGCAGGTCGCTGACCGGATCCGCGCCGACGCGACGGACTGGCTGCGGCGCCTCGGCGAACCCGGCGCAGCGCAGCGCAGACAGCCCGCCGTGTGGTCCCCGCTGGAATACGGCTGCCACGTCCGCGATGTGCACCGCATCTTCGATCACCGCGTTCAGTTGATGCTCGCCGAGGACGAACCGCAGTTTCCGAACTGGGACCAGGACGAGACGGCGATCGCTGACGACTACGCATTGCAGGACCCGGCCACCGTCGCGACCGAATTGTTCGATGCCGCAAGCATTGTGGCCGACACCTACGACAACGTGCCTGCCGACGCGTGGTCACGTCGCGGATTGCGGAGCAACGGAAGCGAATTCACCGTCGCGACCATCGCCGTCTACCATCTGCACGACATCGTTCACCACGCCCACGACGTCGACAACGGCTGA
- a CDS encoding DUF885 domain-containing protein, producing MARPPTAVDAVAERYLDTFASLDPCAATEMGILGHDDEITDYSPDGVDARVDAARAALRELDGVTAADEVDRVTIAAMRERLGLQIELHDARLDVGELNVIASPLQSMRDVFDLMATDTDDDWALIGKRMSKVPTRAAGYADALRAAVAAGRAPAARQVARCIQQAAQIQQLFVEMVADAAPNNAVLHAELQQHASAAADAYAGLATVLRDEIAPHARQEDAFGREVYQLLSRQFLGTSVDLDETYEWGLRLLESIVAEQESIADRLYPGASVSDALRRLDDEPRYLVHGTDALQAWMQDLSDRAVESLAKTHFDIEPALRTLECRIAPTHTGGIYYTGPSEDLSRPGRMWWSVPPGVDTFRTWQETTTVFHEGVPGHHLQVGRAVASADRLNRWRRMGCWVSGHGEGWALYAERLMAELGWLDDAGNRMGMLDAQRFRAARVVLDIGVHCGLTAPDGGRWDADRAWVFLQSHSAMAEENLRFELDRYLGWPGQAPSYAIGQRIWQQLRDEIVAPHLPLREFHNRALDLGGLPLDVLRSALLDGGQA from the coding sequence TTGGCTAGGCCGCCAACGGCCGTCGATGCCGTCGCCGAACGCTACCTCGACACGTTCGCGTCGTTGGATCCCTGCGCGGCAACAGAAATGGGCATCCTCGGCCACGACGACGAGATCACGGACTACTCCCCCGACGGTGTCGACGCGAGGGTGGACGCGGCGCGCGCGGCGCTGCGCGAACTCGACGGAGTGACCGCCGCCGACGAGGTCGACCGGGTGACGATCGCCGCGATGCGGGAGCGACTCGGCCTTCAGATCGAATTGCACGACGCGCGGTTGGATGTCGGCGAACTCAACGTGATCGCGTCGCCGCTGCAGTCGATGCGCGACGTGTTCGATCTGATGGCCACCGACACCGACGACGACTGGGCGTTGATCGGCAAGCGGATGTCGAAAGTACCCACCCGGGCGGCCGGTTACGCCGACGCACTGCGCGCGGCGGTGGCGGCCGGGCGTGCGCCCGCGGCCCGACAGGTCGCGCGCTGCATCCAACAGGCGGCCCAGATCCAGCAGTTGTTCGTCGAGATGGTGGCCGACGCGGCGCCGAACAACGCTGTGCTGCACGCGGAACTGCAGCAGCATGCGTCCGCTGCCGCCGACGCGTACGCAGGGCTCGCCACCGTACTGCGTGACGAGATCGCCCCGCACGCGCGGCAGGAAGATGCGTTCGGCCGTGAGGTGTATCAACTGCTGTCGCGGCAGTTCCTGGGGACGTCGGTCGACCTGGACGAGACGTACGAGTGGGGCCTTCGGCTGCTGGAAAGCATTGTTGCCGAGCAGGAATCGATCGCCGACCGACTGTACCCAGGGGCGTCGGTCAGCGACGCGTTGCGTCGACTCGACGACGAACCTCGTTATCTGGTGCATGGCACCGATGCACTGCAGGCTTGGATGCAGGATCTTTCCGATCGCGCCGTGGAATCGCTGGCCAAGACGCACTTCGACATCGAGCCTGCGTTGCGGACGCTCGAGTGCCGGATCGCCCCGACGCACACCGGCGGCATCTACTACACCGGGCCGTCGGAGGACCTGAGTCGACCGGGACGGATGTGGTGGTCGGTGCCGCCCGGTGTGGACACCTTCCGCACCTGGCAGGAAACCACCACGGTGTTCCATGAAGGCGTGCCCGGTCACCACCTGCAGGTCGGCCGCGCGGTGGCGTCTGCGGACCGCTTGAATCGGTGGCGCAGGATGGGCTGCTGGGTGTCGGGTCACGGCGAGGGATGGGCGCTGTACGCCGAGCGGTTGATGGCCGAACTCGGTTGGCTCGACGATGCCGGAAACCGGATGGGAATGCTGGACGCGCAACGCTTCCGGGCCGCGCGCGTGGTGCTCGACATCGGCGTGCACTGCGGGCTCACCGCACCGGACGGCGGCCGGTGGGATGCCGATCGGGCGTGGGTGTTCCTGCAATCGCACAGTGCGATGGCCGAGGAGAATCTGCGTTTCGAGTTGGACCGCTATCTGGGTTGGCCTGGTCAGGCGCCGTCGTATGCGATCGGACAACGCATCTGGCAGCAACTGCGCGACGAGATCGTCGCACCTCACCTGCCGCTGCGGGAGTTCCACAACCGCGCGCTGGATCTCGGTGGGTTGCCGCTGGACGTGCTCAGGTCCGCACTGCTCGACGGCGGACAAGCATGA
- a CDS encoding neutral zinc metallopeptidase: MTFNEGMQIDTSNISTGGGRGPGRGIAIGGGLGGLIIVVLALFLGVDPSSVVPQQQQIDTGGVEAPGYDLSHCKTGADANKFVECRVAATTNSVDGVWQQLLRGYTPPHTVLFHGSVQTGCGPADTSVGPFYCPVDRTAYFDTDFFQVLVDQFGSSGGPLAQEYVVAHEYGHHVQNLQGILGRAQRDPEGATGAGVRTELQADCYAGVWAHYAAITKQESTGVPYLEPLSDKDIADALSAASSVGDDRIQKQATGRVNPESWTHGSSAQRQKWFTVGYQTGDPNKCDTFATNNLG, encoded by the coding sequence ATGACCTTCAACGAGGGTATGCAGATCGACACGAGCAACATCTCCACCGGCGGCGGCCGCGGGCCAGGCCGCGGCATCGCGATCGGCGGCGGGCTGGGTGGCTTGATCATCGTGGTGCTCGCGCTGTTTCTCGGTGTCGATCCCAGTTCTGTCGTGCCCCAGCAACAGCAGATCGACACCGGCGGTGTCGAGGCGCCGGGCTACGACCTGAGCCACTGCAAGACCGGAGCTGACGCCAACAAATTCGTGGAATGCCGGGTGGCGGCGACGACGAACTCCGTCGACGGCGTGTGGCAGCAGCTGCTTCGCGGCTACACCCCGCCGCACACCGTGTTGTTCCACGGCTCGGTGCAGACCGGCTGCGGCCCCGCCGACACGTCCGTCGGCCCGTTCTACTGTCCGGTGGATCGAACCGCCTACTTCGACACCGACTTCTTCCAGGTGCTCGTCGACCAATTCGGTTCCAGCGGCGGTCCGCTCGCGCAGGAGTACGTGGTGGCCCACGAGTACGGTCACCATGTGCAGAATCTGCAGGGCATTCTGGGCCGCGCACAACGCGATCCGGAGGGTGCCACCGGCGCCGGGGTGCGCACCGAACTCCAGGCGGACTGCTACGCCGGCGTGTGGGCGCACTACGCAGCGATCACGAAACAGGAGAGCACCGGCGTGCCGTACCTTGAACCGTTGAGCGACAAGGACATTGCCGATGCGCTGTCGGCAGCGTCGTCGGTGGGTGACGACCGGATCCAGAAGCAGGCCACCGGCCGGGTCAACCCGGAATCGTGGACACACGGGTCGTCGGCGCAGCGGCAGAAGTGGTTCACCGTCGGCTACCAGACCGGCGACCCCAACAAGTGCGACACCTTCGCGACGAACAACCTTGGCTAG
- a CDS encoding carboxylesterase/lipase family protein has translation MAVLAGHSIIAHTGLGDLRGTTEAGVGVWRGVPYAEQPVGERRFLAPAPLQPWTGVRDAVEHGPLPPQSKSFVGGGRDDPKVRDEACLTLQVWSPDTSGSLPVMVWIPGGAFVYGAGQFQLYNGSRLAANGNVVVVNITYRIGVFGGFELSSLGDGFDDNLALRDQIAALQWVRDNIAAFGGDPDRVTVFGESAGATSVLALLASPAADGLFHRAIAQSPALPLIADRDLRARRAHEFLKRLGVRPAEVKALPQRQLRRAAGLLQLKSASTTPTLAYGLTYGVDLLPNHPVDAARAGTLARMPLIIGTNSHEASMFAWTKPPMLPTTVGSIDAYLDRVAPDAKDRVLAAYPDYPRRRALVAFGSDCMFGVPAWAFADAYSAHAPTHMYRFDHFGWSLRVLGLGATHGSEIVHIQHSYASFIGRKLHPLGRRLQPPVGRRMQRAWLDFAAQMSGEIHWSSGHDWPVYDTAHRYTRIIETARDSVVEDPDADRRKAWAALY, from the coding sequence GTGGCAGTCCTTGCCGGACATTCGATCATCGCGCACACCGGCCTTGGAGATCTGCGCGGCACGACCGAGGCCGGGGTGGGCGTCTGGCGCGGCGTGCCGTATGCGGAGCAGCCGGTCGGCGAACGTCGTTTTCTGGCGCCCGCGCCGCTGCAGCCGTGGACCGGTGTGCGCGACGCGGTCGAACACGGACCGCTGCCGCCGCAGAGCAAGTCGTTCGTCGGCGGCGGTCGCGACGATCCGAAGGTGCGCGACGAGGCCTGTCTGACGCTGCAAGTCTGGTCGCCCGACACAAGCGGCTCGCTGCCGGTGATGGTGTGGATCCCCGGCGGTGCATTCGTCTACGGGGCTGGACAGTTCCAGCTCTACAACGGGTCGCGGCTGGCCGCCAACGGGAACGTCGTCGTGGTCAACATCACCTACCGGATCGGAGTCTTCGGCGGCTTCGAACTGTCCTCTCTCGGTGACGGGTTCGACGACAACCTCGCGCTGCGCGACCAGATCGCCGCGCTGCAATGGGTTCGGGACAACATCGCGGCGTTCGGCGGCGACCCCGACCGGGTGACGGTGTTCGGCGAATCGGCGGGTGCGACGTCGGTGCTCGCGCTGCTGGCCAGCCCGGCGGCCGACGGACTGTTCCACCGCGCGATCGCCCAGAGTCCCGCACTGCCGCTGATCGCCGACCGCGACCTGCGGGCGAGGCGGGCGCACGAATTCCTGAAGCGGCTAGGCGTGCGCCCGGCCGAGGTGAAGGCGTTACCGCAGCGGCAACTGCGCCGCGCCGCGGGCCTGCTGCAGCTCAAGAGCGCGTCGACGACGCCGACGCTCGCCTACGGCTTGACCTACGGTGTCGACCTGCTGCCGAACCATCCCGTCGATGCGGCGCGGGCGGGCACGCTGGCGCGGATGCCGCTGATCATCGGCACCAACAGCCATGAGGCGTCGATGTTCGCCTGGACCAAACCGCCGATGCTGCCCACCACCGTCGGATCCATCGACGCCTACCTCGACCGCGTCGCCCCCGATGCCAAGGACCGAGTGCTCGCCGCGTATCCGGACTATCCGCGTCGGCGGGCGTTGGTGGCGTTCGGATCGGATTGCATGTTCGGCGTGCCGGCATGGGCGTTCGCCGACGCGTACAGCGCCCATGCGCCGACGCACATGTACCGGTTCGACCATTTCGGTTGGAGCCTGCGGGTTCTCGGCCTCGGCGCCACTCATGGCAGCGAGATCGTGCACATTCAGCACAGCTACGCCTCGTTCATCGGGCGCAAGTTGCACCCGTTGGGCCGGCGGCTGCAGCCACCGGTCGGCAGGCGCATGCAACGTGCCTGGCTGGACTTCGCTGCGCAGATGTCCGGGGAGATCCATTGGTCCAGCGGACACGACTGGCCGGTCTACGACACTGCGCACCGCTACACCCGCATCATCGAGACGGCGCGCGACTCGGTCGTCGAGGATCCCGACGCGGACCGCCGCAAGGCGTGGGCGGCCTTGTACTAG
- a CDS encoding oxidoreductase has translation MSIALIGPGAIGATVGAYLHAAGHSVLLCGRTGRDEIEVRPDDREPIVLPGPVHTDPADADETVDVVFIAVKDTQNEQAGDWLARLCDDHTIVCALQNGVEQVERVGRFCPSSTVVPAAIWVSSEVQPQRWVRVRTQPRLVLPDTEAAATLAELLRGAGVTVELDPDFVTAAWRKLLVNAVVGLMVLSGRRAGIFRRDDVAALGRRYLAECLAVARADGAHLDERVIDEIVGMLAQGPPDITTSMLTDRQAGRALEWDIRNGVVLRKAAAYGIAAPISEVLVPILAAASDGPG, from the coding sequence ATGAGCATCGCTTTGATCGGACCCGGCGCAATCGGCGCGACCGTCGGTGCATATCTGCACGCCGCGGGTCATTCGGTCCTGCTGTGCGGGCGCACCGGGCGCGACGAGATCGAGGTGCGGCCCGACGACCGCGAGCCGATTGTGCTCCCCGGTCCGGTGCACACCGATCCCGCCGACGCCGACGAGACGGTCGACGTGGTGTTCATCGCGGTCAAGGACACCCAGAACGAACAGGCAGGCGACTGGTTGGCGCGGCTGTGCGATGACCACACGATCGTGTGCGCGCTGCAGAACGGCGTCGAACAGGTCGAGCGGGTCGGCCGGTTCTGCCCGTCGTCGACGGTGGTGCCCGCGGCGATCTGGGTTTCGTCGGAGGTGCAACCGCAGCGCTGGGTGCGGGTGCGTACGCAACCTCGGCTGGTGCTGCCGGACACCGAGGCGGCGGCGACGCTCGCCGAGTTGTTACGCGGGGCAGGCGTCACGGTCGAGTTGGACCCCGACTTCGTCACTGCCGCGTGGCGCAAGCTGCTGGTCAACGCGGTGGTCGGCCTCATGGTGTTGTCTGGGCGGCGCGCGGGCATCTTCCGCCGCGACGACGTGGCCGCGCTGGGCCGCCGCTATCTGGCCGAATGCCTTGCCGTGGCGCGGGCCGACGGCGCCCACCTCGACGAGCGGGTGATCGACGAGATCGTCGGCATGCTGGCGCAGGGGCCGCCCGACATCACCACGTCGATGTTGACCGATCGTCAGGCGGGTCGCGCGCTGGAGTGGGATATCCGCAACGGCGTCGTGCTGCGCAAGGCCGCCGCGTACGGCATCGCGGCCCCGATCAGCGAAGTGCTGGTGCCGATCTTGGCCGCGGCCAGCGACGGCCCCGGCTAG